A single window of bacterium DNA harbors:
- a CDS encoding YebC/PmpR family DNA-binding transcriptional regulator, with product MSGHNRWSQIKRQKGKTDAAKSKIFGKFAKSITDEAKKSGGNRNSPGLKTAIERAKAENMPNDNIERAIKRATEQKTAMEAIVYEAYGPGGVAMLIEALTDNRNKAAQEVKFILSKNGYSLAAQGSALWAFTKQPATGEWKPTTTIALSEDDIVKLEALAEELENNDEVQEVVTNAE from the coding sequence ATGTCAGGACACAATCGCTGGTCTCAAATAAAACGCCAAAAGGGCAAGACAGATGCCGCTAAATCAAAGATTTTCGGCAAATTTGCCAAGAGTATTACCGATGAAGCTAAAAAATCGGGTGGAAACAGGAATTCCCCCGGACTTAAAACGGCCATTGAGCGCGCCAAGGCCGAAAATATGCCAAACGACAACATTGAAAGGGCTATTAAAAGAGCTACGGAACAGAAAACCGCCATGGAGGCGATTGTCTATGAGGCCTACGGGCCGGGTGGGGTTGCGATGCTTATAGAAGCGCTGACCGACAACAGAAACAAGGCGGCCCAGGAAGTAAAATTTATTCTTTCCAAAAACGGCTACTCTCTGGCCGCCCAAGGTTCCGCCTTGTGGGCATTCACCAAGCAACCGGCAACCGGCGAATGGAAACCGACTACTACTATTGCCCTATCTGAAGACGACATCGTCAAACTGGAAGCGCTTGCCGAAGAGCTTGAAAATAACGACGAAGTGCAAGAAGTTGTAACCAATGCAGAATAA
- a CDS encoding GspE/PulE family protein encodes MVTFDEEKQKQKLEALRKSEEEELLRGLAVKYKVQYIDLTPLSINMDALRTIPENQARTAKIAAFAKVGKKLQIALTSPNNPESQKITEDLSAKGYEVQIFMATTASLEKCWNLYKDLSFATESKAGAFEISNEDVKDLLGKMRSLPDVKKILEEVLTLKKSLKVSRIVEIILAGALALKASDIHIEPEETYVRLRYRLDGVLKEVLQFDHETYRLVISRVKLISGLKLNVKTSAQDGRFSIKLEGDDIEIRTSILPGAYSESLVLRVLNPEAISVSLDEMGIPKRLFDILMREIKKPNGMLLTTGPTGSGKTTTLYSFLKTVHDPGVKIITIEDPIEYHLPGIVQTQVNRDKDYTFASGLRSALRQDPDVILVGEIRDKETASIAINAALTGHLVFSTLHTNNAAGAFPRLLDLGINPKVMLSAINAAMAQRLVRRLCDQCKKEVALEGRQKDIADKIIASLPKDAKPTNVSVVWTPEKNGCDKCDHTGYKGRIGIFEAIIADEAVEVMVLNNPSEREIKKAAAPQGILSMEQDGLLKILEGVTSFEELERVIEIDM; translated from the coding sequence ATGGTAACTTTTGACGAAGAAAAACAAAAACAGAAACTTGAAGCTCTTCGTAAATCGGAAGAGGAAGAGCTTTTGCGCGGGTTGGCAGTCAAGTATAAAGTCCAATACATTGACCTTACTCCCCTATCAATAAACATGGACGCTTTGCGGACAATACCTGAAAATCAAGCGCGAACGGCCAAGATAGCCGCTTTTGCCAAAGTCGGCAAAAAACTCCAAATCGCTCTGACTTCTCCAAACAATCCGGAGTCCCAAAAAATCACCGAGGACCTGTCCGCCAAAGGATACGAGGTTCAGATTTTCATGGCTACCACTGCCAGTTTGGAAAAATGCTGGAACTTGTACAAAGACCTTTCTTTCGCGACCGAAAGCAAAGCCGGCGCTTTTGAAATTTCAAACGAAGATGTAAAAGACCTTCTTGGTAAAATGCGCTCTTTGCCGGACGTCAAGAAAATCCTGGAGGAAGTTTTGACCCTAAAAAAGAGCTTAAAGGTGTCGCGTATCGTGGAAATAATTTTAGCCGGCGCTTTGGCTCTTAAGGCCTCTGATATCCATATTGAGCCGGAGGAAACCTATGTTCGTCTTCGCTACCGCTTGGACGGCGTCCTAAAAGAAGTACTGCAGTTTGACCACGAAACATACCGACTTGTTATCTCGCGGGTTAAACTCATATCCGGCCTGAAATTAAACGTCAAAACTTCGGCTCAAGACGGACGCTTCAGCATAAAACTGGAAGGAGACGACATTGAAATCAGAACGTCTATTCTGCCCGGAGCGTACAGCGAATCGCTTGTTCTTAGAGTTTTAAATCCGGAAGCAATTTCGGTTTCACTGGACGAAATGGGTATACCGAAACGACTGTTTGACATTTTGATGCGGGAAATCAAAAAGCCCAACGGCATGCTTCTTACGACAGGCCCCACCGGTTCCGGAAAAACCACCACCCTCTACTCTTTTCTGAAAACAGTCCACGACCCGGGAGTGAAAATCATAACAATAGAAGACCCAATAGAATACCACCTGCCCGGCATAGTCCAAACGCAAGTCAATAGGGACAAGGACTACACTTTCGCCTCCGGACTAAGAAGCGCTCTGCGCCAAGACCCGGACGTTATTTTAGTGGGCGAAATCCGCGACAAAGAAACAGCTTCTATAGCTATAAACGCGGCTTTAACCGGCCACCTTGTTTTTTCAACACTTCACACCAACAATGCCGCCGGAGCTTTTCCCCGACTTCTTGACCTTGGCATAAATCCTAAAGTCATGCTCTCTGCCATAAACGCGGCCATGGCGCAACGTCTCGTGCGCCGTCTTTGCGACCAATGCAAAAAAGAAGTCGCCCTTGAAGGAAGACAGAAAGACATAGCAGATAAAATAATCGCTTCTTTGCCGAAAGACGCCAAACCGACAAACGTTTCGGTTGTTTGGACGCCTGAAAAAAACGGTTGCGACAAATGCGACCACACGGGGTACAAAGGACGAATAGGCATTTTTGAAGCAATTATCGCGGATGAGGCGGTAGAGGTCATGGTTTTAAACAACCCCAGTGAGAGAGAAATAAAAAAAGCGGCCGCGCCACAAGGAATTTTGTCCATGGAACAGGACGGACTCTTGAAAATATTAGAAGGAGTGACTTCGTTTGAAGAATTAGAGAGAGTGATAGAGATAGACATGTAA
- a CDS encoding LAGLIDADG family homing endonuclease has protein sequence MPNFIKISRVRLENLYIRKSLSSYQIAKVFCCSQNTIMERLSRYKIKTRTIQEGKALTKPKYPRKDFDGTKEEMSYLIGFRLGDLHVRKTHPNSPTVQVHTNSTKQDQVDLMFRLFEPYGYVKANGPDKRGATKVRCFLNNSFLFLFPKEEKIASWILSSVPCSLSFLAGYIDAEGSFGLNPRTQPFFSMKSQDKEIMSAIQSIILPKLTIDTKLHFVRAKGSVMNGIVSNKDVYGIFIYNRRDLNLLLSAIFPILKHAKRKIDALKVISHIKKCQDTIAGLK, from the coding sequence ATGCCCAATTTTATAAAAATCTCCAGGGTTCGTTTGGAGAATTTGTATATCCGGAAGAGTTTAAGCTCCTACCAAATAGCCAAGGTTTTTTGTTGTAGCCAAAATACCATAATGGAGAGACTGTCGCGATACAAAATCAAGACGCGTACAATTCAGGAAGGAAAGGCTCTTACTAAGCCCAAATACCCAAGGAAAGATTTCGACGGGACAAAAGAAGAAATGTCTTACCTCATAGGATTTCGCTTGGGAGATCTGCATGTCAGAAAAACACACCCGAACAGCCCCACTGTCCAGGTACATACAAACAGTACTAAGCAAGATCAGGTCGATTTGATGTTTCGTTTGTTTGAACCGTACGGCTATGTTAAAGCGAACGGACCAGACAAACGAGGAGCTACGAAAGTTAGATGTTTCTTGAATAATTCTTTTCTTTTTCTCTTTCCAAAGGAAGAAAAAATTGCATCATGGATTTTAAGCTCCGTACCCTGTTCACTTTCTTTTCTTGCCGGCTACATAGACGCGGAGGGGTCTTTTGGACTAAATCCGAGGACACAGCCATTCTTCAGCATGAAAAGCCAGGACAAGGAGATAATGTCGGCAATACAATCCATCATACTTCCCAAACTTACAATTGATACCAAACTTCATTTTGTGCGAGCTAAAGGGTCTGTTATGAATGGTATAGTATCAAATAAAGACGTGTATGGAATTTTTATATATAATAGACGAGACCTCAACCTTCTTCTCTCCGCAATATTCCCTATTCTTAAACACGCAAAAAGAAAGATAGACGCGTTAAAAGTGATTAGCCATATAAAAAAATGTCAGGACACAATCGCTGGTCTCAAATAA
- a CDS encoding crossover junction endodeoxyribonuclease RuvC yields MTLNAIRYTPYATRVLAIDPGYERLGIAVLEKKESILRNSLLGKKLPGFPSTPNPYPQPVKEDINENTLQFLSKDLGQVGTPTYSPTSPADISSPNTPPPQRGEVGYSGKKILAEELLFSECFKTSSKLPHAERLRLIGTELENVIKKYEPKALAVEKLFLNTNHKTVMSVSEARGVILYEAARAGLKICEYTPLQIKIAVTGYGRSDKHQVISMISRLITLPLGHKKQDDEYDAIAVGLTFFATEKCLATRNL; encoded by the coding sequence ATGACTTTAAACGCTATACGTTATACGCCATACGCTACACGCGTCCTCGCCATTGATCCCGGCTACGAACGCCTGGGAATAGCCGTTTTGGAGAAAAAAGAAAGCATCCTGCGCAACTCTCTGCTCGGAAAGAAATTGCCGGGTTTTCCTTCCACTCCAAACCCTTATCCTCAACCCGTCAAAGAGGATATCAATGAAAATACTCTCCAATTTCTTTCAAAAGATTTGGGACAGGTTGGTACACCTACTTATTCCCCCACCTCACCCGCGGATATCTCCTCTCCCAACACCCCTCCTCCTCAAAGAGGAGAGGTTGGGTATTCTGGAAAAAAAATATTGGCGGAAGAGCTTCTTTTTTCGGAATGTTTCAAAACCTCCTCCAAGTTGCCTCACGCGGAAAGATTACGTCTTATAGGAACAGAGCTTGAAAATGTCATAAAAAAATACGAGCCGAAAGCTCTCGCCGTTGAGAAACTTTTCCTAAACACCAACCACAAAACGGTCATGTCGGTTTCCGAAGCGCGAGGAGTAATTCTCTATGAAGCGGCCAGAGCAGGTCTCAAAATATGCGAATATACTCCTTTGCAGATAAAGATCGCCGTAACAGGATACGGACGCAGTGACAAGCATCAAGTAATATCCATGATTTCTCGGCTTATAACTCTTCCCCTCGGACACAAAAAACAAGACGACGAGTATGACGCCATAGCGGTGGGGCTCACGTTTTTCGCCACGGAAAAATGCCTTGCAACACGGAACTTGTAA
- the tyrS gene encoding tyrosine--tRNA ligase — MSENIDAKINAVLRRGVAEFIDPEGKFSEKLMKKVRGEYEGDIVIKHGVDPTRPDIHLGHAVVLRKLRAFQELGCKVIFLIGDYTTQIGDPTGKSKVRPELEQKEIEENMKTYVDQVGKILLTDKKVFSWIRNSDWFTAITDLGFPSGHTVSLNINQDGKQVTINYDANSFPGKAAVFEKTRMQAKENPDKGVAVITLRGFLWTLRRVSHSRLIARDMFQERINKGEELYMHEMMYPVLQGIDSYVLSKIYGSCDLEIGGTDQTFNMLFGRDVMKINGVAEQAVMTVPLLSGISGDEKMSKSADNYIAITDSPEDMYGKTMSLPDSSIVSYFALTTYASDEEREEIKVKLEKGSVNPKEIKMRLAREIVASYHGEEKAEGAEKAFEETFRAGKMPENAPETVAQNGSSLADILIASGTVESKTEFRRLIEKGAISVVGGEKLPPDPKITVTNDMDIRVGKHRFIRIKVK; from the coding sequence ATGTCAGAAAACATAGACGCTAAAATCAACGCGGTATTACGGCGAGGTGTCGCGGAGTTTATTGATCCGGAAGGAAAATTCAGCGAAAAACTGATGAAAAAAGTTCGGGGGGAGTACGAAGGCGACATCGTGATAAAGCATGGTGTTGACCCGACTCGTCCCGATATTCATCTTGGGCACGCCGTTGTTCTTAGAAAACTTCGCGCCTTTCAGGAGCTTGGTTGTAAAGTTATTTTTCTGATTGGCGACTACACTACTCAAATCGGCGACCCCACGGGAAAAAGCAAAGTCCGTCCGGAACTTGAACAGAAAGAAATAGAGGAAAACATGAAAACCTACGTAGATCAAGTTGGTAAGATTCTGCTTACTGACAAAAAGGTTTTCTCTTGGATAAGAAACTCCGATTGGTTCACCGCTATTACCGACTTGGGTTTTCCGTCCGGTCACACTGTCAGTTTAAACATTAATCAGGACGGCAAGCAGGTTACTATAAATTACGATGCCAACTCTTTTCCCGGCAAAGCTGCTGTTTTTGAGAAAACGCGAATGCAGGCAAAAGAAAATCCAGACAAAGGTGTGGCGGTCATAACATTACGCGGTTTTCTTTGGACTTTGAGACGCGTGTCACACAGCCGTCTTATCGCCCGTGATATGTTTCAGGAGCGAATCAATAAAGGCGAGGAACTTTACATGCACGAGATGATGTATCCGGTTCTTCAAGGAATTGATTCGTATGTTCTGTCAAAAATTTACGGCTCTTGCGATTTGGAAATAGGAGGCACAGATCAGACGTTTAATATGCTTTTTGGCAGGGACGTTATGAAAATAAACGGCGTCGCGGAACAAGCTGTTATGACGGTGCCTTTGCTTTCAGGAATAAGTGGAGACGAAAAAATGAGTAAGAGCGCCGATAATTATATTGCCATCACCGACAGTCCGGAAGACATGTACGGTAAAACAATGTCGTTGCCCGACAGTTCCATTGTTTCGTATTTCGCTTTAACGACTTACGCGAGCGATGAAGAGAGAGAAGAAATAAAGGTCAAATTGGAAAAGGGAAGTGTAAATCCTAAGGAAATAAAAATGCGTTTGGCTAGAGAAATCGTGGCCTCTTATCATGGCGAAGAAAAAGCCGAGGGTGCTGAAAAGGCCTTTGAAGAGACGTTCAGGGCGGGTAAAATGCCCGAAAATGCGCCGGAAACAGTAGCGCAGAATGGGTCAAGTTTGGCGGACATTCTGATTGCTTCAGGAACCGTGGAGTCAAAAACCGAGTTCAGGCGACTTATTGAAAAAGGAGCAATTTCTGTTGTTGGCGGGGAAAAGCTTCCACCCGATCCTAAGATAACAGTAACAAACGATATGGACATTCGCGTGGGCAAACACCGGTTTATAAGAATTAAAGTAAAGTAA
- the ruvB gene encoding Holliday junction branch migration DNA helicase RuvB, whose product MENKDNNSPTSSAVTADVFLDQTLRPGIWNEYIGQEKIKSNLKILLEAAAERGHPPEHLLFYGPPGLGKTTLAHLIAREMTAQIKITSGPAIEKVGDLASILTNLSPGDVLFIDEIHRLHKAVEEVLYPAMESGVLDIIIGKGPSARTIQLDLPPFTLIAATTRIALLSSPLRSRFSGGVHRLEFYTDDEIAKIIERSANILQVEIENDACREIARRSRFTPRTANFLLKRARDLAQVRKGQVTTELVKETLELLGIDSAGLNQSDRTLILAIADKFDGGPVGLNTLGAALSEEQATIEEVHEPYLLQLGFLERTPRGRVLTPRGYTHLGLQVPKNLQKKLL is encoded by the coding sequence ATGGAAAACAAGGATAACAACTCTCCGACCTCATCAGCAGTCACAGCAGACGTATTTTTAGACCAGACCCTGCGTCCCGGCATTTGGAATGAGTACATCGGCCAAGAAAAAATCAAAAGCAACTTGAAAATACTGCTTGAAGCGGCAGCCGAAAGAGGCCACCCGCCGGAACATCTTCTTTTTTACGGACCGCCCGGTCTTGGCAAGACGACTTTGGCTCACCTTATCGCCCGTGAAATGACCGCGCAGATAAAAATAACGTCCGGGCCGGCAATAGAAAAGGTGGGCGATCTCGCTTCCATATTGACTAACCTCTCCCCAGGCGACGTTTTGTTCATAGACGAAATACACCGACTCCACAAAGCCGTAGAGGAAGTTCTTTATCCGGCGATGGAATCCGGCGTTTTGGATATTATAATCGGAAAAGGGCCGTCGGCGCGGACAATACAGCTTGATTTACCGCCTTTTACGTTAATCGCCGCAACAACTCGAATCGCTCTTCTTTCATCTCCTCTGCGCAGCCGTTTTTCAGGCGGCGTGCATCGTCTTGAATTTTACACCGACGATGAAATAGCAAAAATAATAGAAAGGTCGGCGAATATCCTGCAGGTTGAAATAGAAAATGACGCATGCAGAGAAATCGCAAGACGCAGCCGCTTTACTCCCCGCACGGCGAATTTTTTACTGAAACGCGCGAGGGACTTGGCCCAAGTGCGCAAGGGGCAGGTAACCACAGAACTGGTTAAAGAGACCTTGGAACTTCTCGGTATTGACAGCGCGGGGCTAAACCAGTCAGACAGGACGCTGATTCTCGCCATAGCGGACAAATTTGACGGCGGGCCCGTGGGACTCAATACTTTAGGGGCGGCGCTGTCAGAAGAACAGGCGACCATAGAAGAAGTGCACGAGCCGTATTTGCTCCAGCTCGGGTTTTTAGAGAGAACTCCTCGCGGTCGCGTTCTTACCCCGCGTGGCTATACGCATCTGGGTCTCCAAGTTCCAAAAAATTTGCAGAAGAAATTGCTATAA
- a CDS encoding transglycosylase domain-containing protein, with product MVRKKARLFKGFIKKAAIVASMAFLFLAGAGLLWVSTFKIPDLSTFDERKVSESTKIYDRTGEILLYDVHENIKRSVVPYTEISTNIKNATVAIEDDEFWQHKGIKPVAFLRAVFVNLQNREFSQGGSTITQQVIKNALLTSEKKISRKLKEWVLALKLERTFSKEQILAIYLNEVPYGGSVYGIQEASQSFFGKDAKDLTIAESAYLSALPNAPTYYSPYGNNRDKLEQRKNFVIHRMKASGFISEEEYQEALKEEVEFKEQQKTGIKAPHFVFFVREYLEKKYGKDAVQSGGFKVITTLDYGLQEKAQELVASFLKDNKERWDAENGAMVSIDPKTGQILVMVGSRDYFDTEIDGNFNVAIAYRQPGSSIKPIVYASAFLKGYTPETVIFDLQTQFSSSCEPHDFSNEYPCYSPKNFTGGFSGPIMMKDALAQSANVPSVKVLYLTGVQNAIYTARDLGITSLNDPSRLGLSLVLGGGEVSPLDMASAYSVFANGGKRNPATSILRVETPDGKILEEFKQDERQVIPEQITLQISAILSDSQARAPVFGRVNQYMVIPGHDVAIKTGTTNDVRDLWVLGYTKNLATGLWVGNNDNRPIGKASSASILPLWHAYMTEALKTKDTEAFPEPSPSKTEDLKPILRGIWKGGDVYYIDAYTGGLATEHTPQELKQEKVLTSVHSILNWIDKDNPQGDSPTNPGNDSQYANWEYPVRLWAIQNGYMDETPDIIPGARDDIRNPSNIRDVSIITPIANTPHLANDRITVSINYDGVYPLQKFEVFINGAYIGEAKNINPLFSFTPINIPNISGTNILKVIAYDEFLNSKEASIDFTVSGI from the coding sequence ATGGTTCGTAAAAAAGCTCGCCTTTTCAAAGGTTTTATAAAAAAAGCGGCTATCGTGGCAAGCATGGCTTTCCTTTTTCTTGCCGGAGCCGGTCTTTTATGGGTTTCCACTTTTAAAATTCCCGATCTTTCCACTTTTGATGAAAGGAAAGTGTCCGAGTCCACCAAAATCTACGACCGCACGGGAGAAATACTTCTGTACGACGTTCATGAAAACATAAAACGCTCCGTTGTTCCCTACACTGAAATTTCCACTAACATAAAAAACGCCACCGTTGCCATAGAAGACGACGAATTTTGGCAACACAAAGGTATAAAACCGGTGGCTTTTTTACGAGCGGTTTTTGTCAACCTGCAAAACAGAGAATTTTCGCAAGGCGGTTCCACCATCACCCAACAGGTTATAAAAAACGCCCTTTTGACATCTGAAAAGAAAATTTCACGAAAACTGAAAGAGTGGGTTTTGGCTTTAAAGCTTGAGAGAACTTTTTCAAAGGAACAGATTTTGGCCATCTACTTAAACGAAGTGCCGTACGGAGGCAGTGTTTACGGCATACAAGAAGCCAGTCAGTCGTTTTTCGGCAAAGACGCCAAAGACCTGACTATAGCGGAATCGGCTTATCTCTCGGCCCTTCCCAACGCCCCCACGTACTACTCCCCCTACGGCAACAACCGCGACAAACTGGAACAGAGGAAAAATTTTGTTATACACAGAATGAAAGCAAGCGGTTTTATAAGCGAAGAAGAGTACCAGGAAGCCCTCAAAGAAGAGGTAGAGTTCAAAGAACAACAGAAAACCGGAATCAAAGCTCCGCATTTCGTCTTTTTTGTAAGAGAGTATCTTGAAAAAAAATACGGCAAAGACGCGGTACAAAGCGGAGGATTTAAAGTCATAACCACCCTTGACTACGGTTTACAGGAAAAAGCCCAAGAACTTGTGGCAAGTTTTTTGAAAGATAACAAAGAAAGATGGGATGCCGAAAATGGCGCCATGGTGTCCATAGACCCGAAAACCGGCCAAATACTGGTCATGGTCGGCTCTCGCGACTATTTTGACACGGAAATAGACGGAAATTTTAACGTCGCGATAGCGTACCGCCAACCCGGCTCATCTATTAAACCCATCGTTTATGCTTCGGCTTTCTTAAAAGGATACACGCCGGAAACGGTTATTTTTGACTTACAGACACAGTTTTCATCTTCTTGCGAACCTCATGACTTTTCAAATGAATACCCGTGCTACAGCCCGAAAAACTTTACAGGCGGTTTTTCCGGTCCAATTATGATGAAAGACGCCTTGGCCCAGTCCGCCAACGTCCCTTCAGTAAAAGTCCTATATCTTACTGGAGTACAGAACGCGATATACACAGCGAGAGATTTAGGGATTACTTCTCTTAACGACCCTTCCCGCCTTGGATTATCTTTGGTTTTGGGTGGAGGCGAGGTGTCGCCTCTTGATATGGCATCCGCTTATTCGGTGTTCGCAAACGGCGGTAAAAGAAATCCGGCAACCTCTATACTTAGAGTGGAAACGCCGGATGGTAAAATACTGGAAGAATTTAAACAAGACGAACGGCAAGTTATTCCCGAACAGATAACTTTGCAAATATCGGCCATTTTAAGCGATTCGCAAGCCAGAGCGCCGGTTTTCGGAAGGGTCAACCAGTACATGGTTATACCCGGACACGACGTCGCTATAAAAACCGGTACAACAAATGACGTCAGAGACCTGTGGGTCTTGGGGTATACCAAAAACCTTGCCACGGGCCTTTGGGTGGGCAATAACGATAACCGCCCGATAGGTAAGGCATCAAGCGCGAGCATTCTGCCCCTTTGGCACGCCTATATGACAGAGGCGCTCAAAACAAAAGACACTGAAGCGTTTCCCGAACCGTCGCCTTCAAAAACCGAGGACCTAAAACCGATACTTCGCGGTATTTGGAAAGGCGGAGACGTCTACTACATAGACGCTTACACAGGAGGGTTGGCTACGGAACACACGCCACAAGAGTTGAAACAGGAAAAAGTTCTTACATCAGTCCACTCAATACTTAACTGGATTGACAAGGACAACCCGCAAGGCGACTCGCCAACAAATCCCGGAAACGACTCCCAGTACGCAAACTGGGAATATCCGGTTCGGCTTTGGGCTATTCAAAACGGCTACATGGACGAAACACCTGATATTATTCCGGGGGCGAGAGACGACATCAGAAACCCTTCAAACATACGCGATGTTTCCATAATCACGCCGATTGCCAATACCCCCCACCTTGCAAACGATCGCATAACGGTTTCCATAAACTACGACGGGGTTTACCCTCTGCAAAAATTTGAAGTTTTCATAAACGGGGCGTACATAGGAGAGGCAAAAAACATCAATCCTCTTTTCAGTTTTACACCAATCAATATTCCAAACATAAGCGGTACAAACATCCTGAAAGTCATTGCTTATGACGAGTTCTTAAACAGTAAAGAAGCGAGTATTGATTTTACAGTGTCGGGTATTTAA
- a CDS encoding four helix bundle protein, with product MKRLLDEYAREVYAVTKSFPKDEMFGVTSQLRRASLSIVLNYIEGYARQRKEVLRNFIEISYGSLKESKYLVYFSLTQNYLKEKEHDKLIKLAERIGKMLWGILIGLKNK from the coding sequence TTGAAGCGGTTATTAGACGAGTACGCGCGAGAGGTTTACGCAGTGACAAAAAGTTTCCCTAAAGACGAGATGTTTGGAGTAACTTCGCAACTACGCAGAGCTTCGTTGTCCATTGTTTTAAATTATATTGAAGGTTACGCCAGGCAAAGAAAAGAGGTACTCCGAAATTTTATAGAAATTTCTTACGGCTCACTGAAAGAAAGTAAATATCTTGTCTATTTCTCACTTACGCAAAATTATCTGAAGGAAAAGGAACACGACAAGCTAATCAAACTTGCGGAACGAATTGGCAAAATGCTGTGGGGTATACTAATTGGCCTAAAAAACAAATGA
- the dnaN gene encoding DNA polymerase III subunit beta, with product MKEQQGLKISCVKEKLKQALFLVERVTGRNTTLPILSCVLLKANDKKVSLQATNLDMGIDVTFPAKVENEGVSAIPGSVLYSFVSNLQTEGGVSFDGQNGAVSISSEQNKTSIKTLNHDDFPTIPKLSGEDLFTMPASDIVRGFKSVWYSAAVSSMKPELSSVYIYPDGQTVVFVATDSFRLAEKRVKRKQDKKFPPILVPFKNIPEMIKVLEAKNEDVEVHIGSNQVSFVFSDVYLTSRIIEGSFPDYKQILAKEFKTEAIVLKQDLLSSLKIASVFSDNFNQVNISVDPQKKNCEIKTKNNEIGENYNTLKASVTGEAVDISFNYKYISDCLASIEADSVSLSFNGSGKPLVIRGENNSTFTYLVMPMNK from the coding sequence ATGAAGGAACAACAAGGTCTTAAAATCAGTTGCGTTAAAGAAAAACTCAAACAAGCGCTTTTTCTTGTTGAAAGGGTGACAGGAAGAAACACTACGTTACCGATACTTTCTTGTGTTTTATTGAAAGCTAATGATAAAAAAGTTTCGTTGCAAGCGACAAATTTGGATATGGGTATAGATGTTACTTTTCCCGCCAAAGTTGAAAATGAAGGTGTTTCGGCCATTCCCGGCAGTGTTTTGTATTCTTTTGTTTCAAATTTACAAACAGAAGGCGGTGTTTCTTTTGATGGACAAAATGGCGCTGTTTCTATTTCTTCGGAGCAAAATAAAACTTCAATAAAAACATTAAACCATGATGATTTTCCAACAATACCAAAACTTTCGGGGGAAGATTTGTTTACTATGCCGGCTTCGGATATTGTCAGGGGTTTTAAGTCAGTTTGGTATAGCGCGGCGGTTTCCAGTATGAAACCGGAGCTTTCGTCGGTATATATTTATCCCGATGGTCAGACGGTTGTTTTTGTGGCGACTGACTCTTTTCGGTTGGCGGAAAAAAGGGTGAAAAGAAAACAAGATAAAAAATTTCCACCCATCCTTGTTCCGTTTAAAAACATCCCGGAGATGATAAAAGTTTTGGAGGCAAAAAACGAGGATGTTGAGGTTCATATAGGTTCCAATCAGGTTTCTTTTGTTTTTTCCGATGTCTATTTAACATCAAGGATAATAGAAGGGTCGTTCCCCGACTATAAGCAGATTTTGGCAAAAGAATTCAAAACAGAAGCCATTGTGTTAAAACAAGACCTTTTAAGTTCGCTAAAAATCGCTTCTGTGTTTTCCGATAATTTCAACCAAGTAAATATTTCAGTTGACCCTCAAAAGAAAAACTGTGAGATAAAAACAAAAAACAACGAGATAGGTGAAAACTATAACACTTTAAAGGCGTCGGTAACCGGAGAAGCTGTTGATATAAGTTTTAACTATAAATACATTTCGGACTGTCTTGCTTCCATTGAAGCGGATAGCGTTTCTCTCTCCTTTAACGGGTCCGGTAAACCTCTTGTAATAAGGGGTGAAAATAACTCCACATTCACTTATTTGGTGATGCCTATGAATAAATAG